The Salvia miltiorrhiza cultivar Shanhuang (shh) chromosome 2, IMPLAD_Smil_shh, whole genome shotgun sequence DNA window TTttgtttgttttccttttttttgcCTTACCTTTAGCTTTATCCCTACCAATAGGATGCTGAAATTTCGAAGCATCACTACCTGGAGTTTCTGGAGTGGAGTCGGTTGGAGGATTCGCATCTTCATCTGTCCTTGATTTTTTTGAGCTGTTGCGACTTTCGTCAACACTGTCTTCGTCGTCTGGGTGAGAATGTCGTACGTAACCAGTACTTTCCAATTTCAGTTCCCAGTTCGGACAGTTGCTCATAACTTTTTCAAACACCTCATGGTGAGTAAACTTAGTTTTACCATAAATTATTTGAGCTGCTTTCTCGATATCCTCTTTGGACTGACCACTCGTTCGTCGCTCATATGCTTTTTCGTATGCAGCAACCCACAAAGTTACATTTTTGTTGAGGCATTTGAAACGTTGCCTCAATGATTCCAAGGTCCTTGGACCTCTAATTTCTGGATTATCTGCTCGACTTTGCTCATACATACCTGCAACACTTTTCCAAAATGACTTACTATTTCGGTTTCTGCCAACAATTGGATTGTTACTGATAAAGCACCAAGCAGACATTAGTGATATATCTTCTATATCAGTCCAACTTTGCGCATTGTAGGAAGGGTTTCCTAAATTTTTTTCAGAGGTTTGGTGATATTCAGAAATAGGATAATCAGTTGGATTAATCGAGAATTCTGAATTCATAGCATAATCAAACTCTGAAAATTCATTGGAGCTTGGAATATCAGCAAGATTTGGATAATAGTCTTGGGAGAGGTTGAAATTTTGAGAGTTAAAGAAGGAATAGAGAAACAAATAATAGCAAGAGTGGTCTCTATTGAAATTGCCTCGATCcattgaaaaatagagaaacAAATAATAGAAGTTATAAGTAAAGAGGATAAATGGGAGAATTTGAAGGTGTATTGAAATATAGCAAGAGtggtctctatttatagagaatgaaaaaatataaattttggtatttttttttatttttgtttatattttatagggTTAAAGTACAGATTAGCCCCTAAAGTGGACACCACTATAGCGTTGGGCTCCCCAGACTCGACCGAGGCCCAAATAACTCCCCATAGCCCGTAGAAATACTACACTTAAGCCCACACCTCAAATGGCCCGTTAACGCCGTTTTcttcgatttttaatttttttttgcgtGGGCCCACCTAATGTTTACGCGGGTTACTCTAACAAGAACATGAATACGAAGagtcttcttccatttttcaAACCTACAATCTTCAGACTTCCTCTTGGTGCTCCGACGATTTGTTCGTTCGATTTCTTCAAATTAGTGGAGTGCTCCGGCGACGAAGATAATCAAATTGGTCAAATATGTAAGTATTGCTTAAACTTGAGTGTTGTGAACAGTGTTTTCAGAGCATGCAAACCGTTGCAAATCATGTATTGAATGTTTACTTTGTGTTATTGTCGTGTTTTGGTTGTGCAGAAAGATGCCTGGTTCGAAAgtgaattttattttcaattactGGGGTTATTGGAAGAAAGATGATAAAACTGGTAAATTGTTATATGATGGATGGATTTCGGAGGAAATCGAAGATACTTTGGAAAATATGACTTTGGACAGAATTGTGAATGTATTCGAATCTTGCCTAAAATCTAAACCTAGGGCTATGTATGCGCTTTATGAGGATCGTTCTATAGAAGATGGCCTAGTACTTCTTAGGAATGATATGCATTGTGCAAAAGTGATAGAATACTTTGAAGTTATTGGTCAAACAGAAATACTATTTTTTGTTGACGCTGAGTCTGATCCTATGCCTAGTATTACACCACTTGAGTTATTTACTGATGATGAAATTGAGCGCATGAATGAAGCTAATGATGGGGTACGAGCAGAGGGTTTTCAGGTTGAGATTGGGGATGATGCTACTGTTACTAAATCAGGGTTAGAGAGAAAGGGTTCTGCTACTGAAATTGAGGCAGGGGAAGGGGTACAGAGAGAGGGTACTGCTACTGAAATTGAGGCAGGGGAAGGGGTAGAGAGAGAGGGTATTCCTACTGACTGGGGGGCAGGGGAAGGGGTAGAGAGAGAGGGTATTCCTACTGACTGGGGGGTAGGGGAAGGGGTAGAGAGGGAGGCTATTCCTTCTGAATTTGGGGCAGGGGAAGAGGGAGACATAGAAGCTATTCCTACTGACTTTGGGGAAGGGGAAGAGGGAGAGGGCGTAGAGAATGTTCAGGCAGAGGGCAATGAGGGAGAAGAGGATGACTCTAGTGTTTATAGTGATAATGGTGATGACAGTGATGGTGAAGAAATGAAAATAGGGCAGTTTTTTGCTAGTATTGAGGAAGGAGAAGAAGGTAGGTTTGAGTTGGGTCAGACCTTTGCCCCTGCAAAGGAGTGTAGGGAAGCAATCAATGCTTATGGTGTTAGGTTTGGATACAAAATTAAGTTTGTAAAAAATGAACCTACTAAGATTAGAGTTGTATGCATGAATGAGGCAGAGTGCCCATTTCTTATGCATGTCTCCAAGGATGGAGATGTCTCCGGTCTAATGGTTAAGACTTTTGTTCCTGACCATAGTTGTTGCAAACAGAGGGAAGTGCCTAGTGCCACTCAATCATATTTGGCTAAATACTTCAAGGAAGCAGTCTATAGGAATCCCAGATTCATAGCCAAAGACATGCAAGGGCATGTGAAGGATCATCTCAAACTACATGTCAGTTTAGCTAAATGTAAGAGGGCTAAGAAGGATATCAAAACTAAGTTGGAGGGTAGTTACAAAGAAGAGTTTAATAGACTTGTTAGGTATATTGAGAAGGTCAAAGAGTGTATGCCTGGAAGTAGAGTGGAGCTACAACTATCCACTGAACACTTAGAGAATAGAAGAAGAGTCTTCAAAAGACTCTTTGTTATGCTAGAACCATGCAAACTGAATTGGTTAGGAGGGTGTAGGCACATCATTTCAGTCGATGGCTGCCACCTTAAAGGAGTTACAGTTGGATGCCTTTTAACTGCTGTTGGGAAAGATGGAAACGATAGCATTGTTCCTATTGCATGGGCAGTAGTgaacaaagaaaacaagaacAATTGGAGATAGTTTTTGGGTTTGTTGAAGCAAGAACTGAAATTAGATGATGGAGGTGATGTAACCATCATGTCAGACATGCAAAAGGTATGATATTACTTTACTTTGTTCATTTAACTGTTAATTATGTTTCTTCAATACAGTTTTTAACTTATTTGGTGCTTTAGGGATTGATGGAAGCTGTAAAAGAGGTTACTCCAGAAGCTGAGCACCGATGGTGTGCAAGGCATATCTATGCCAACTAGAGCAAAAAGTGGAGGGGTGAGGAACTCAAAAAGAGGTTCTGGATTGCAGCATGGAGTTCATTCCACCAGGAGTACAAGCTCAACTTGGCCAAGATCAGTGCCATCAACAAGAAGACAGCCCAAGATCTTCTGCAATACCCCCCTGAAAACTGGTGCAGAGCCTTCCAAACACCAAGGTGCTCAACTTACATGGTAGATAATAATATCTCCGAGTCTTTTAATGCGAGTATATCTGATGCAAGACACAAACCAATCATTTCTATGCTTGAGGATATTAAGATGATAGTGATGAATAGGATTAATGATAAGAGGTGTTGGGTTGGTGGTTGGAAATCTGATTGGTGTCCCAATGCTTTGAAATTGTTTGAAGTAAATAAACAAGCCTCTGTTGACTGTAATGTTTTATGGAATTGGGATAATGCTTATGAGGTCAGTCAGGCAGATGACAAACACATTGTGTTTGTTGATACAAGACAGTGTACATGCAGAGCATGGGACCTACATGGAATTCACTGTGCTCATGCAATAGCTGCATTTTACTCATCCAAGATGGATCCCTGTCAGTCATGAGCAAATGGTATGATAAGGAGACATACCAGAAATGCTATCAACATGCAATACAACCCATTCCAGGTGTGAAATTTTGGAATGTGGATTGGAAGGATGCCATTGAACCTCCAcctattaagaagaaagtggggAGGCCGAAGAAAAATAGAGTTAGAGCTCCAACAGAGCCAAAATTGAAGCACAAACTTTCAAGAGTAGGAAAGGTGCAACACTGCAGCCTCTGTGGAAGTAAAACCCACAAGAAGGACAGATGCTCTAAAAGGCCATCAAAGATTCAAAGGTGAGTATTTCAGTTTATATGCACAtgtttttttttccataaaaacTGACTTGTTGTATTTTTCCATGTAGTTGGTTCAAGAGTTACAAGCGTCCACGTCCTCCAATCAAAGAAAGAAGAGTACAAGAGGAGCTTCACATGCTGGACTAGGGTTGTATACCAATGTTGAGACTGGAAAGCAGGTCCTCAATGTAAGTGCTCAACATTTATGATACTCTAATATTCAATTTGGCATGCAATAAGCTATAAATCTGATCTGCTATTGTTTTCATTACACAGCCCGGGGGATCTTCATCTATTGTGATAAATGAAGGTACACAAAAGGAGAGTGATCCAAACACAAGATTCCCAATACCAAACGAGGCAAgcataagaaaagaaaagatgaaGAGAGGACCAAACACAACTGGAGGGCCTTCAAAAGTGAAGAAAGATGCAGCTAAACCATTTAAGGCACCTAGAGGAAAGAATGTCATTTCAACTGTTGAATCTACAACAACTTGTTGAAATGACATTTAGCAGTGTGTAGTTGGGCAGTAGTTAAGGGATTTCTATGATTTTTGGAATCTGAACTTGTTTTCTTCTTGCAACaacttttgttttttaaattacaCAGATTTGGATTGTGGATGAATGAGTTGGTTTGGAATTAATGCTATTGGTTTCATTACACAGATTGTGGTGTTTGGAAATTCTGCATTTTGTGTAGTTCTCTTATACTTGCACAAGTATAACTCCTGCTATTTCATAACAGTATAACACCTATTCCAAAACCACAAAAAATATGTGAATCAAACTCATCTCTTTCATTCATTGATTcaaaaacaaaatacaaaagTAATGAAGGACTAacaattgaaaaaacacaatttTCTTCATGATTGAACAACATAGCCTATCATCAACCAAGATAGTATCAAAACCATCACAACAATAAAATTTTTCCTTCTAACTCTCCTGCTTTCTTCCTTCAAGCCTTCGATTACATTCCAAAGATCACCAATTTCATTTTCCACATCCATAAGGGGGGCCGAACTTTGATGGATAATTAGGAGCTTCACATTTTCAATCTTCAACTCGTTTATAACTTCTCTAGCCCTCTCACACATTGGCTCGTCATACCATTGGAAAAAACCACAGCTTTTCGTCTACAAAAGAAATAacaaattgtgaaaattataaaCTTTCATGAGGGCCATGGGAAAATAAACTAAGTAGTGACATACCTTCCAATTTCTACAACCATAGAACCTTCTCCCTGGGTTGTCGTCTGTCCATGAGGTCATTCTCGGAGCCTTAAGCCGCTTGCCTTCAAACTCGCAACGACACCACACATAATTACTCCCATGCTCAGACTCCAAATGTCGTCAACCGCGCGACGAGGTTGACCCAAATCCGAAGTTCAAACTCATGTTCTTACCTCGAATTGTGATATCCACGAGAAACCCTAAGATAATTTCAACAAATTTCTTCTGCTTCACTCAATTCATCACACATGAGTTCGCTATTTAAGGTTCATGCTATTTGAACCCTAATTCCCAATTAAAGAACCGTTGGAAGCCGTTGCACGTGGGCccacgcaaaaaaaaaaaaaatcaaagaaaacgGCGTTAACGGGCCGTTTGAGGCGTGGGCTTAAGTGTAGTATTTCTACGGGCTATGGTGAGTTATTTGGGCCTCGGTCGAGTCTGGGGAGCCCAACGCTATAGGGGTGTCCACTTTAGGGGCTAATCTGTACTTTAAccctattttatataaaagatatacttgtttttattaattatcctaATAAAATCGGctcaacaaattaaataatgaCAAGTGTTACAATATCATTAGTTTATACTTGAGGAGAGAAAGAGACCAAACATGGTCTCTTTTTTGGCAAGGTCAACCATGGTCTCAACGGCattatcactttttttttttaatttcgctTTACTGATGTGGCAGGGATCTGGTCTCCCATTTTATAATCGATAATAGTGGTCTTAGAGCCTTTGGGAtggagatgctcttagagcatccacaatggcaAGGCCCCTTTGAGAGCTCTAAGGGGTGGTCCGCACTCAAGAGCCACCACTCCACAACAAGGAGCTCTAAAAGAGgctttaattatttcatttctGTTTCATTCCAATttactttttcaattttataatctaatattttattaaaatttcaacattatattaattaaattaaattttaataattaaaatgaaattagaataatTTAATTATGGCTCGATCGAACCAAATCGAACCCAAATATGTTCGATTAAATCTGAGTTGAGATGATTATGAATTTGGCTATCGTGAAGGGAGAATTTCCAACCCAAATATTGTCAAAATTATGACAAAGCTCCGGTGCGAGGACATGAAAAGTGTGCATTTTTTTTGAGACGTCCACAAGAATGTGCATTTatcatttttggacactacctcATCGCTAACTCTTTATTTTTTACTCTTATTTCATTTCTCCATTTTTAATATACTcatctaacattttattaaacatgTGCATGTCATCAAAAGtgatgcacactcttgtggATCGAATGAAGTATATTTTTAATGTCGGGTCGGGTTAGGTCAGATCGGGGCGAGTAGAACCTATCAGATCCATGCACACGGTCTGtcattaaaatttgtgtataaAAAATTGGATATTAGATCAATAATATAAGATCGTATTTAGTTTCAAAAGAAATATAAGATCATATTCAAATAAAGCGACGAAAtatgtttgttttttttattgttttagaAATGAGAAGCCTACCCAAGTCAGCTACCCAAGTGAAGCTAAAGGgattttcattttaatataCACTCATAACGATGCAATCTGGCCGCCACGGCCACCtccattattaaaaaaatacgttctcattattaaatatttttgggTAGAAAAGATTGGCAAAAATTAGAGCTGGTGATTAGTGAAGGCcgattattatttgtattacaCTAATTATGGTCCATCAATTACGCGGTCCCATACACTCCCGACATTGCATATTGCATGAATATCCCGAGAGACACACATTGATCAACTGGATTctatatgagagagagagagagagagaggaaggagCTCACTTCTTTCTTAATGGCCGAAAGCAACAATTGTTGAACCTTAAATAAACTTTTACAACTCCAGCGCCAGCCACCAGCCAGCCCACAACACTCACCTATCACCCTTGATTCACTCTGATTAAACTATTCCAACACCTTTTTCtgtcagaaaataaaaattgttttCACAGAGGAAAAAGATAAattgaaaagaacttctttctTGTCTCATCTCCCCGGATCAATTTCTGCGGGAGAGCCCATTTCATCTTCAAAATCTCTTCTTggtcacaaaaaaataaaatcttgtTTTGTTTCCCGTGTTGAAAAGGAGTGCTATCTCAGTCAAATGTTTATTTTCTATTTCCCAATTCACCGTCTTTCGCGGCAGAGATTAAAGAATTAGAGCAACAACCTTGCATTTTCTTGATTTCGACCCCTCTTTTATTCATGGAATCTAGACCCAAACCAATGGCTGCATTCACACTAGGCGTTTTTTCTGCAGTGTAGTGCGTGTTTGAACATAGTTCTGAGgcaaagttttgattttttctttttcttttttctgtgtTTTTGATAGAATATGTTTTATTGAGGTGTAATAGAGGGCTAAGTTTGGGGGGAGCTGTGGATTTAGAGGTTTCAGTTTACCGTAATGTCTGAATCCGAAGCCTCAGAAAACGAGAAGGATCTGAGGTCTTTGGCTCTGACTCCAACATGGTCTGTGGCTACTGTTTTGACCGTATTTGTTGCCGTTTCACTGCTCGTGGAGCGATCGATTCACCGCTTGGGAATTGTGAGTTGCATTCTCTTTAATGTTGAAGTTGTTGCCTGTTTTTGTGTTCACAACagctatatatatgtgtgtttcTTGTTTGGACGAATGCAGATACAAGCATTTCCCTTTTTGATTTTAGGATACTCGTTTCGAATCATAATGCTGTTTGGCTTTGTTAATGGAAACAATGAAGTATAtttagcccacgtttggttgggtgtttttagaggttggaaagggattcaattaattgaatccattacttgatgtttggtttgagtaatgagttaaccattacccttacttgaggttAACctaatcacccaatttgttacccctcaaaatagaggggaaacaaaagaaagggaatcccttactaatgatttatttccattgttaaaccaaacactcaataaaagtaatgattattgttaccattccactcctttatttgatttcattccttttccattcctctacttgaaccaaacaagCACTTAATGTGTCTTGCATAGTCTATAAATTGTGGAGggtgaagttggtagtggaaaTACTTACCTCTATGTTTTCTTGATTTGAGTAAGTCGTGATAACGATGGTGTTGCAAGGACTTATTCTTATGTATAACTTTTTACGAATGGTTTTGTTGTTATTACGATGTTCTTTGTGTGCACATGCTGGTTCTTGTTGGAGTACTGGTTATGCCTATTCAAAGCATAGAAAAACTAGGAATGTATGGCTCTCGATCTGTCAGCAATTGAATGTCGTATTCCCATGAGCTCATGCATTCTTATTATTTCACTTTCAGTGGTTAAAAAAAACTGATCGGAAACCTTTGCTTGCTGCTGTTGAGAAAATGAAGGAAGGTAAATACGATGTATCACGCAATCCTCTTTTGAAAGTCTTGTTATGTCGAATAAGAACCATTTTGTTTATGCAAAACTTGCCTTCGATTGCATCTGTATTGTTGCAATGTTGGTTTTTTGTCCACTCATTGCCTCACATGTCAATACTGCGCTTCTACAGAGTTGATGCTTCTTGGGTTTATATCCCTTCTCCTTACAGCAACTTCAAGCATTATATCGAACATTTGCATACCTTCGAAGTTCTATGACAGTGCATTTGCCCCATGCACTAGGAAAGAAGTCGATGAGGAAATTGAAGATAATCATTTACAGGAGCGTGGACTTTTGACTGCCTTCTTTGATCATCGCGTACACAGGCGAGTGTTGATGGGTCTAAATCAGAATACTTGCTCAGAGGTAAGTTTTAGGAATAAAATCATTAGTCAAAATATGCACTTATGTTTCTTTCCCATAGTTGTCATGTGGTTATTCTTGCCATCATCTCTATAAAAACTTACAAAGTTTATGACTTCTCATACAGAATTATGAACCGTTTGTGTCATATGAAGGACTTGAGCAGCTCCATAGGTTCATTTTTGTTATGGCTATTACACATATATCTTACAGCTGCTTGACGATGTTGCTGGCAATTGTAAAGGTAGTACTTTGATGATTCAGTTTATTTACTACTGAAATACCAAGCATACTATTTTCATATATGGTATTTCTATCAATGCTTTTCAAATTTATTGCAACCCTTATCTCTAGTTATGTGATTCTACTATTACTATGTAATcttttttatagattttttttaatgaatatcCATGAACTTATTTACCTCTTTAAGAGTTCTAATCTTTGTTGCTCAACATTTCTGCTAGATTCACAGTTGGAGAGCATGGGAGGATGAGGCTCACTTGGACAGGCATAATTCATTGAGTGGTAAATACAAAATAATTTGTTTGTATCGGAGTTTGACCTTGTAATGTATTTACTGTAACATCCAAATTTCTCATTATGGATTCTTGAAATTATGCATCTTTTGAGTAACAGACGTGAATTTTAGAGGAACTCAACCCCTTGATGAAATGCCAATGAAGGCTATAGACTAAAATGCTACACTTATATGAGGAGAGAGTTCTACTAGTGAAGTCTTTCGCTTCATTCTGCTATCCTCTGCTTAAAATCTCAAGATTTGTCAGATTAACTTATAAATTCACCATTTTGATTGGGCGCACAGCTCAAGTAGGTGGCAAATAGTCTGTCGAATTGACAATCTCATATAAAAGCTTAAGCTTTTAGAGAGGAAAATCATTTAGTGATACCTAATAACTTCAATAGGAATCTCCACTTTCCTTGGAATCTTTTAAATATTATGATAGGCAGTGAGATTTGAGCAGATTCCCTTTTTATGGCCCAGCTATTATACCATGTTAAATGGTTACCTAATCTAAGAGCTAGTGGagaataatttagaatttaaaaaataaaagctatAAAGACTTTCCTTTCACAGAATGGTACCAAAAAACTATTACTTTAGTGAACTAATACGGAAAATTCAACCAGGACGCTTACTTTGACTATCACTGAGTCAGTATCTTTAATATCTCCTCGTGCATTTTCGTCTGTGCAGAAAAAACCAGAGCAATGACAATGCAAAGACAATCAACTTTTGTGAGAGTCCATACATCAACTCCTATGCAGAGGAACAACTTTCTTGTTTGGGTGGTaggttcactacaatcttgcatgaaaagttcaataaaattgtTGTCCAACATGGATTATGATTATAGCATAATCTTGAATGATTTACTGATGATACCTATTTGCATATGTgaacttttctttattttcactagCTAACTTCTTATTGTCCATTCATTAACAAATATTTGCTCAAACTAGttgatgttttaagataattCTCTATGAAGGGCTAGACACAACTTTCATCTGATTATATATTATTGATGTATATCCAGACGTGCTTCTTCCGCCAGTTTGGGCGTTCAGTTGTTCGTGCCGATTACCTCACCCTTCGACAAGGATTTATCACGGTATGTGAACATTCAACTTCATTTCATTATTCTCTAAAGTGGAAAAATAATGGAGTATGATTTATGTTCAAAGCATTATTCTCCACGAAAAACTTCCATCACTTCAAGATTTTTTCCAACTACGGCGACAAGTCTGGACAATTAATTGCAAAATAATGTTGAGTCTTTAGGCTGCGGACAATTCTGACCTAAGAGTTACTTGAATCCAATATACAACTAGGATGAATTATCTTGCGAACTTAGAATTTAGAAATGCCTATCTGTACGGATACTTTTGACATTCATGAAAGCGATTATTATACATGTAGTCATACTTGATCTTTATGCTTTCACTTTTATATgactttttcttcaaaaaatgaaGTCTTATATAATTACTTGTCGACTTTCCATAGAAAATTGCACCTCACTAGATCAACAACCAACAAGTCATTTGATCGATGATATGGATGGATATTTAATCACTCTGTTTCCCCGTACATGGATTTGCCTCATACGCCTTTGCTATGTTCTTTCTGTTGGTTTTGCATCAATTTAAGTTTTGATGTACTTGGACAAATTAAGCTTAGTGCTTACTtttctatttcttatttatgGCAGAACCACAACCTCACATCAACATATGATTTCCACAGCTATATGATTCGTTCTATGGAAGAGGAATTTCAAAGGATAGTTGGTGTCAGGTAAGGAAAATTATCATTTCAAATGCTGACTATTCTCCTAGTATTGAATGGTTGACATTTTTAACAATG harbors:
- the LOC131013294 gene encoding MLO-like protein 11, producing the protein MSESEASENEKDLRSLALTPTWSVATVLTVFVAVSLLVERSIHRLGIWLKKTDRKPLLAAVEKMKEELMLLGFISLLLTATSSIISNICIPSKFYDSAFAPCTRKEVDEEIEDNHLQERGLLTAFFDHRVHRRVLMGLNQNTCSENYEPFVSYEGLEQLHRFIFVMAITHISYSCLTMLLAIVKIHSWRAWEDEAHLDRHNSLSEKTRAMTMQRQSTFVRVHTSTPMQRNNFLVWVTCFFRQFGRSVVRADYLTLRQGFITNHNLTSTYDFHSYMIRSMEEEFQRIVGVSAPLWGFVVAFMLFNVKGSNLYFWIALIPVTLVLLVGTKLQHIIATLALESAGITGSFNGPKFRPRDELFWFKKPELLLSLIHFILFQNAFELASFFWFWWQFGYNSCFIRNHLLVYLRLIVGFAGQFLCSYSTLPLYALVTQMGTNYKAALIPHNIRETIHGWGKAARRRRKLGIFTDDSTIHTDTSTVMSVEEDDHQLLDSPRFGPQSAAEIELQQTTVAISDQSPPSANETSTRVGTPLLRSSASVSVSSPASFRILQEMTQRSSSMPR